A genomic segment from Anaerolineae bacterium encodes:
- a CDS encoding haloacid dehalogenase, whose protein sequence is MTGIPNLEAISERIRSAFEVKNTARDQALARSRELIRYCAMSIRAVHRQEFDLAGQLLEQARQVADAMRADLASHPDLYYAGYTQDALKEFVEASATFALVQDQPLPEPEAMRVEYSTYLAGLAEAVGELRRHVVDRIRAGELARGDRLMEMMDDIYDVLVTMDYPDAITAGLRRLTDVARGIIERTRGDLMIAARQEKLEAALAAFEGHIHAMNRQEGVAGEG, encoded by the coding sequence ATGACAGGGATTCCCAATCTGGAAGCCATCAGCGAGCGCATCCGCTCTGCCTTTGAGGTCAAGAACACCGCCCGCGATCAGGCGCTGGCCCGCTCGCGGGAGCTTATCCGCTACTGCGCCATGTCCATCCGCGCCGTCCACCGCCAGGAGTTCGACCTGGCCGGCCAACTGCTGGAACAGGCGCGCCAGGTGGCTGATGCCATGCGCGCTGATCTGGCATCACACCCCGACCTGTATTACGCCGGCTACACCCAGGACGCCCTCAAGGAGTTCGTGGAGGCCAGTGCCACCTTCGCCCTGGTGCAGGATCAGCCCCTGCCGGAGCCGGAGGCCATGCGGGTGGAATACAGCACCTATCTCGCCGGCCTGGCCGAAGCCGTGGGCGAACTGCGCCGGCATGTGGTGGACCGTATCCGCGCCGGCGAACTGGCCCGCGGCGACCGCCTGATGGAAATGATGGATGACATTTACGACGTGCTGGTCACCATGGACTACCCGGACGCCATCACCGCCGGCCTGCGCCGGCTGACCGACGTGGCTCGCGGCATCATCGAGCGCACGCGCGGGGACCTGATGATCGCCGCCCGCCAGGAGAAGCTGGAGGCCGCCCTGGCCGCCTTTGAGGGCCATATCCATGCCATGAACCGACAGGAGGGGGTGGCAGGGGAGGGATGA